From a single Nocardioides panacis genomic region:
- a CDS encoding DHA2 family efflux MFS transporter permease subunit — protein sequence MTTQTPPQPTSLPPGSAPHGSDKLDKDVLLVAGVVVLGAIMSILDITVVSVAQPTFQRVFAASPAAVAWTMTGYTLALASVIPLTGWAADRFGTKRLYMLAVALFAGGSLLCATANSVEMLTAFRVLQGLGGGMLMPLGMTIMTRAAGPDRIGRVMAVLGVPMLLGPIFGPILGGWLIDIASWHWIFLINLPIGAVALAYAALVLPADNPTPSESFDFVGMLLLSPGLALFLFGVSSIPEARTVWSARVLVTAAIGLVLVAAFVLRSLFRSPEHPLMDLQLFRNRALSVSVIAMSLFAMAFFGASLLFPSYFLQVRGESTLQAGLLLAPQGIGAMLTMPVAGILTDRIGPGKIVITGITVIVVGMAMFTQVGVDTSYTYLLSALFVMGLGMGGTMMPIMTSALQTLRDHEIARGSTLMNITQQIAASIGTALFSVLLTNGFNSSAAVGQLRSALESPEGLRALPDPSVLPKALADMADAFGNVFVVATVLVALCLVPAVMLPRTKPKAPADDAAPVLLH from the coding sequence GTGACCACCCAGACCCCACCGCAGCCCACGTCCCTGCCACCCGGATCGGCGCCCCACGGCAGCGACAAGCTCGACAAGGACGTCCTCCTCGTGGCCGGCGTCGTCGTGCTCGGCGCGATCATGTCGATCCTCGACATCACCGTCGTCAGCGTCGCCCAGCCCACCTTCCAGCGCGTGTTCGCGGCCTCACCGGCCGCGGTCGCCTGGACGATGACCGGCTATACCCTGGCCCTCGCGTCGGTGATCCCGCTGACCGGGTGGGCGGCCGACCGGTTCGGCACCAAGCGGCTCTACATGCTCGCGGTCGCCCTGTTCGCCGGCGGCTCGCTGCTGTGCGCGACGGCCAACAGCGTCGAGATGCTCACCGCGTTCCGGGTGCTCCAGGGCCTCGGCGGCGGCATGCTGATGCCGCTGGGCATGACGATCATGACCCGCGCCGCGGGCCCGGACCGGATCGGCCGGGTGATGGCCGTCCTCGGGGTGCCGATGCTGCTCGGCCCGATCTTCGGCCCGATCCTCGGCGGCTGGCTGATCGACATCGCCTCATGGCACTGGATCTTCCTGATCAACCTGCCGATCGGCGCGGTCGCGCTGGCCTACGCCGCGCTGGTGCTGCCGGCGGACAACCCGACGCCCTCGGAGAGCTTCGACTTCGTCGGCATGCTGCTGCTCTCCCCCGGCCTGGCGCTGTTCCTGTTCGGGGTCTCCTCGATCCCCGAGGCCCGCACCGTCTGGTCGGCCCGGGTCCTGGTGACCGCGGCGATCGGCCTGGTGCTGGTCGCGGCGTTCGTGCTCCGCTCGCTGTTCCGCTCCCCGGAGCACCCGCTGATGGACCTGCAGCTGTTCCGCAACCGCGCGCTGAGCGTCTCGGTGATCGCGATGTCGCTGTTCGCGATGGCGTTCTTCGGCGCCAGCCTGCTGTTCCCGTCCTACTTCCTCCAGGTGCGCGGCGAGAGCACCCTGCAGGCCGGGCTGCTGCTCGCCCCGCAGGGCATCGGCGCGATGCTCACCATGCCGGTCGCCGGCATCCTCACCGACCGGATCGGCCCCGGCAAGATCGTGATCACCGGGATCACCGTGATCGTGGTCGGGATGGCGATGTTCACCCAGGTCGGCGTGGACACCTCCTACACCTACCTGCTCAGCGCGCTGTTCGTGATGGGCCTGGGCATGGGCGGCACGATGATGCCGATCATGACCTCGGCGCTGCAGACGCTGCGCGACCACGAGATCGCCCGCGGCTCGACGCTGATGAACATCACCCAGCAGATCGCCGCGTCGATCGGCACCGCGCTGTTCTCGGTGCTGCTCACCAACGGCTTCAACTCCAGCGCCGCGGTCGGCCAGCTCCGGTCCGCGCTCGAGTCGCCCGAGGGTCTGCGCGCGCTGCCGGATCCGTCCGTGCTGCCGAAGGCGCTCGCCGACATGGCCGACGCGTTCGGCAACGTGTTCGTGGTGGCGACGGTGCTGGTCGCGCTCTGCCTCGTCCCGGCGGTGATGCTGCCGCGGACCAAGCCGAAGGCGCCCGCGGACGACGCCGCCCCGGTGCTCCTGCATTGA
- a CDS encoding M13 family metallopeptidase, whose translation MTILDDARAGMDPDTRPQDDLFRHVNGRWLETTEIPSDRSAWGAFAVLAEQSEDRVKAIIEQLAEGEHEHGSNAQKIGDLFTSFMDEERIEALGAEPVRADLERVAALPDLAALVEFVGGLERRGGSGFFGAYVNTDDRDATRYLLNIVQSGTGLPDESYYREDKFADIRAAYVAHVEKIFALGGWADPAGAAQQVMDVETRLAQGHWERAETRDVLKAYNLTPLADLRALVPALPLDTWARALGADESTLAETIVRQPSYLEHLSVALEEVPLADWKAWVAARVLRAASPYLSTAFVEENFEFYGRTLNGTPELRVRWKRGVGFVESAIGEAVGEEYVARHFPPESKQIMEGLVANLLEAYRRSIASLDWMTEETKQRAYRKIETFRPKIGYPDTFRDYSALEVGADDLLGNVRAVSAFETDRELRKIGSPVDRDEWFMLPQHVNAYYNPGMNEICFPAGILQAPFFDADAEPAENYGGIGAVIGHEVGHGFDDQGSQYDELGNMADWWTAADREAFQGRADKLVKQYDGFEPAELPGEHVNGSLTVGENIGDLGGITIALKAYLISLGDEPAPEVGGWTGAQRVFLSFANVWRSKRRKEQLLQLLTVDPHSPAEFRANIVRNLDEFVEAFDVRPGDGLWLDPADRVRIW comes from the coding sequence GTGACGATTCTCGATGACGCCCGCGCGGGCATGGACCCCGACACCCGTCCCCAGGACGACCTCTTCCGGCACGTCAACGGCCGTTGGCTCGAGACCACCGAGATCCCCTCCGACCGCTCCGCCTGGGGTGCCTTCGCGGTGCTCGCCGAGCAGTCCGAGGACCGGGTCAAGGCGATCATCGAGCAGCTGGCCGAGGGCGAGCACGAGCACGGCTCGAACGCCCAGAAGATCGGTGACCTGTTCACCAGCTTCATGGACGAGGAGCGGATCGAGGCGCTCGGGGCCGAGCCGGTCCGCGCCGACCTGGAGCGGGTCGCGGCGCTGCCCGACCTGGCCGCCCTCGTCGAGTTCGTCGGCGGCCTCGAGCGCCGCGGCGGCAGCGGCTTCTTCGGCGCCTACGTCAACACCGACGACCGGGACGCCACCCGCTACCTGCTCAACATCGTGCAGAGCGGCACCGGCCTGCCCGACGAGTCCTACTACCGCGAGGACAAGTTCGCCGACATCCGCGCGGCCTACGTCGCGCACGTGGAGAAGATCTTCGCGCTCGGCGGCTGGGCCGACCCGGCCGGCGCCGCGCAGCAGGTGATGGACGTCGAGACCCGGCTTGCCCAGGGCCACTGGGAGCGGGCCGAGACCCGGGACGTCCTCAAGGCCTACAACCTGACCCCGCTCGCCGACCTGCGTGCGCTGGTGCCGGCGCTGCCGCTGGACACCTGGGCGCGCGCGCTCGGCGCCGACGAGTCGACGCTGGCCGAGACGATCGTCCGGCAGCCGTCCTACCTCGAGCACCTGTCCGTGGCGCTCGAGGAGGTGCCCTTGGCCGACTGGAAGGCGTGGGTCGCGGCGCGCGTGCTGCGGGCGGCGTCGCCGTACCTCTCGACCGCGTTCGTGGAGGAGAACTTCGAGTTCTACGGCCGCACGCTGAACGGCACCCCCGAGCTGCGGGTCCGCTGGAAGCGCGGTGTCGGCTTCGTGGAGAGCGCGATCGGCGAGGCCGTCGGCGAGGAGTACGTCGCCCGGCACTTCCCGCCGGAGTCCAAGCAGATCATGGAGGGCCTGGTCGCCAACCTGCTCGAGGCCTACCGGCGCAGCATCGCCTCCCTGGACTGGATGACCGAGGAGACCAAGCAGCGCGCCTACCGCAAGATCGAGACGTTCCGCCCCAAGATCGGCTACCCCGACACGTTCCGCGACTACTCCGCGCTCGAGGTCGGCGCCGACGACCTGCTCGGCAACGTCCGCGCGGTCTCCGCGTTCGAGACCGACCGCGAGCTGCGCAAGATCGGCTCCCCGGTCGACCGCGACGAGTGGTTCATGCTGCCGCAGCACGTGAACGCCTACTACAACCCGGGCATGAACGAGATCTGCTTCCCGGCCGGCATCCTGCAGGCGCCGTTCTTCGACGCCGACGCCGAGCCGGCCGAGAACTACGGCGGCATCGGCGCGGTGATCGGCCACGAGGTCGGCCACGGCTTCGACGACCAGGGCTCGCAGTACGACGAGCTCGGCAACATGGCGGACTGGTGGACCGCCGCCGACCGGGAGGCGTTCCAGGGCCGGGCCGACAAGCTGGTGAAGCAGTACGACGGCTTCGAGCCGGCCGAGCTGCCCGGCGAGCACGTCAACGGCTCGCTGACGGTCGGGGAGAACATCGGCGACCTGGGCGGCATCACCATCGCGCTCAAGGCCTACCTGATCAGCCTCGGCGACGAGCCGGCCCCCGAGGTCGGCGGCTGGACCGGCGCGCAGCGGGTGTTCCTCAGCTTCGCGAACGTGTGGCGCTCCAAGCGCCGCAAGGAGCAGCTGCTCCAGCTGCTCACGGTCGACCCGCACAGCCCGGCCGAGTTCCGCGCGAACATCGTGCGCAACCTCGACGAGTTCGTCGAGGCGTTCGACGTACGCCCCGGCGACGGCCTGTGGCTCGACCCCGCGGACCGCGTCCGCATCTGGTAG
- a CDS encoding NADPH:quinone oxidoreductase family protein: MRSVQVVSLDGPAGVRVVEAPAPTRASGEVLVEVHALGTSWPDLLLSRGEYQLKPEVPFQLGVDFAGVVRESDEGSGLAVGDRVAGCLPYGGGADLVSTSADALFPLPDGVTFEKAAALPMNYLTAQFALETRAQLQPGETVLVNGAAGGVGTACLQVAKGYGARTVAVVSTQEKADFVRALGADEAVLVDGFLAAVKELTDGRGVDVLVDVVGGDLMTDSLRSLGQLGRLLVVGFTGGTIPQVKVNRLLLNNTDVRGVGWGAYAMSRPGFMRRQWDALLPMMESGVVDPPVGTTYPVEEVARALADLENRTVLGKTVLTLR; the protein is encoded by the coding sequence ATGCGTTCGGTCCAGGTCGTCTCGCTCGACGGTCCCGCCGGTGTCCGGGTCGTCGAGGCCCCCGCCCCGACCCGTGCGTCCGGCGAGGTGCTGGTCGAGGTGCACGCGCTCGGCACGAGCTGGCCCGACCTGCTGCTCAGCCGCGGCGAGTACCAGCTCAAGCCCGAGGTGCCCTTCCAGCTCGGCGTCGACTTCGCGGGGGTGGTGCGCGAGAGCGACGAGGGCTCCGGGCTCGCGGTGGGCGACCGGGTGGCCGGCTGCCTGCCCTACGGCGGCGGGGCCGACCTCGTCTCGACCTCCGCGGACGCGCTCTTCCCGCTGCCGGACGGGGTGACCTTCGAGAAGGCCGCCGCGCTGCCGATGAACTACCTGACCGCGCAGTTCGCCCTCGAGACCCGCGCGCAGCTGCAGCCGGGCGAGACGGTGCTGGTCAACGGGGCGGCCGGCGGTGTCGGCACCGCGTGCCTCCAGGTCGCCAAGGGGTACGGCGCCCGCACCGTCGCCGTGGTCTCCACCCAGGAGAAGGCCGACTTCGTCCGGGCGCTCGGCGCCGACGAGGCGGTGCTGGTGGACGGCTTCCTGGCGGCGGTCAAGGAGCTCACCGACGGCCGAGGCGTCGACGTGCTGGTCGACGTGGTCGGCGGGGACCTGATGACCGACTCGCTGCGCTCGCTGGGGCAGCTCGGCCGGCTGCTGGTAGTCGGCTTCACGGGCGGCACGATCCCGCAGGTCAAGGTCAACCGGCTGCTGCTGAACAACACCGACGTCCGCGGCGTCGGCTGGGGCGCCTACGCGATGTCCCGGCCCGGGTTCATGCGCCGGCAGTGGGACGCCCTGCTGCCGATGATGGAGTCCGGCGTCGTCGACCCGCCGGTGGGCACGACGTACCCGGTCGAGGAGGTCGCCCGCGCGCTCGCCGACCTGGAGAACCGGACGGTGCTCGGCAAGACGGTGCTCACCCTGCGCTGA
- a CDS encoding GAF and ANTAR domain-containing protein, whose product MSDELVPYPADEATAGIFRSLAQIVYASDSFEEVYDAVVGAAPRLVNGCDHASLMLRGSDTFLTVASSGEVARTIDGYERELGEGPCLDAIVDNSVYHDADLTDGSPWPRLTERVLATTPVRSMAGFRLLVGDQKSGALNLFSETPGGLDNDSVDQGIVLASFVTVALLAAHERKTAETLRAGLTSNREIGKAIGLMMAFHKISDEAAFAMLRSASQDMNIKLAEVAKQVVDHHNKV is encoded by the coding sequence ATGAGCGACGAGCTAGTTCCGTACCCCGCCGACGAGGCGACCGCCGGGATCTTCCGCTCCCTGGCGCAGATCGTCTACGCCAGCGACAGCTTCGAAGAGGTGTACGACGCCGTGGTCGGCGCCGCACCCCGGCTGGTCAACGGCTGCGACCACGCCAGCCTGATGCTGCGCGGCAGCGACACCTTCCTCACCGTCGCCTCGAGCGGCGAGGTGGCCCGCACCATCGACGGCTACGAGCGCGAGCTGGGCGAGGGCCCCTGCCTGGACGCGATCGTCGACAACTCCGTCTACCACGACGCCGACCTGACCGACGGCTCCCCGTGGCCGCGGCTCACCGAGCGGGTGCTCGCCACCACGCCGGTGCGCAGCATGGCCGGGTTCCGGCTGCTGGTCGGCGACCAGAAGTCCGGGGCCCTGAACCTCTTCTCCGAGACCCCCGGCGGCCTCGACAACGACTCGGTCGACCAGGGCATCGTGCTCGCGTCGTTCGTGACCGTGGCCCTGCTCGCCGCCCACGAGCGCAAGACGGCGGAGACGCTGCGCGCCGGGCTGACCAGCAACCGCGAGATCGGCAAGGCCATCGGGCTGATGATGGCGTTCCACAAGATCAGCGACGAGGCGGCCTTCGCGATGCTGCGCAGCGCCTCGCAGGACATGAACATCAAGCTCGCCGAGGTCGCCAAGCAGGTCGTCGACCACCACAACAAGGTCTGA
- a CDS encoding M15 family metallopeptidase — protein sequence MRHERVRRCAGAVLCAVLVLVLGACGGTDTIRRTGASATGSGPSGGASEASDPADGSATGGAGGAGSDAYAVADPGKLRPPLLPADVLVTSSRTIPASVRAAVRRVRGVEAAMPLSLASLSLNGRTLSVAAVDPGAFRRFTTLQSASADDVWSRVAGGEVAVDPALPRRLEQPEGYLHLGTAADSPEVHIGAYAPLVKQISAVVNYKRGEQLGLPRDNALLVSTGKLTPSAVMDRLEKAVGPGITMQTLALEFNVDVRQTAVLSGSSVSDAVGTFTYTPHADGTVTPDQAWVRSFIRTEQVPILGSVTCNKGMLPQLRAALTEVVADGLADRVHPGEYAGCYYPRFIANDPGKGLSLHSWGIAVDLNVPGNQRGTVGEMDRQVVAIFKKWGFAWGGDWSYTDPMHFEMSQVVRAGSSG from the coding sequence ATGCGGCACGAGCGCGTGCGGAGGTGTGCGGGGGCGGTGCTGTGCGCCGTCCTGGTGCTGGTGCTGGGCGCCTGCGGCGGCACCGACACGATCCGTCGCACGGGGGCGAGCGCCACCGGTTCCGGCCCGAGCGGCGGAGCCTCCGAGGCGAGCGACCCGGCCGACGGCAGCGCGACCGGTGGCGCCGGCGGCGCGGGCTCGGACGCCTACGCCGTGGCGGACCCCGGCAAGCTGCGCCCGCCGCTGCTGCCCGCCGACGTGCTGGTCACCAGCAGCCGCACGATCCCCGCCTCGGTGCGCGCGGCCGTCCGCCGCGTCCGCGGCGTCGAGGCCGCGATGCCGCTGTCCCTGGCGTCCCTGTCGCTCAACGGCCGCACGCTCTCGGTCGCCGCCGTGGACCCCGGCGCGTTCCGGCGCTTCACCACGCTGCAGTCCGCGAGCGCCGACGACGTCTGGTCCCGGGTCGCGGGTGGCGAGGTCGCGGTCGACCCGGCCCTGCCCCGCCGGCTCGAGCAGCCCGAGGGCTACCTCCACCTCGGCACGGCGGCCGACTCACCGGAGGTGCACATCGGCGCCTACGCCCCGCTGGTCAAGCAGATCTCCGCGGTCGTGAACTACAAGCGCGGCGAGCAGCTCGGCCTGCCCCGCGACAACGCGCTCCTCGTGTCCACGGGGAAGCTGACCCCGTCCGCGGTGATGGACCGGCTCGAGAAGGCGGTCGGCCCCGGGATCACCATGCAGACGCTGGCCCTGGAGTTCAACGTGGACGTCCGGCAGACCGCCGTGCTCTCGGGCAGCTCGGTCAGCGACGCGGTGGGCACCTTCACCTACACCCCGCACGCCGACGGGACGGTGACCCCCGACCAGGCCTGGGTGCGCTCGTTCATCCGCACCGAGCAGGTCCCGATCCTGGGCAGCGTCACCTGCAACAAGGGGATGCTGCCGCAGCTGCGGGCCGCGCTGACCGAGGTGGTCGCCGACGGGCTCGCCGACCGGGTGCACCCCGGGGAGTACGCCGGCTGCTACTACCCGCGGTTCATCGCCAACGACCCCGGCAAGGGGCTGTCGCTGCACTCCTGGGGCATCGCCGTCGACCTGAACGTGCCCGGCAACCAGCGCGGGACCGTCGGGGAGATGGACCGGCAGGTCGTCGCGATCTTCAAGAAGTGGGGCTTCGCCTGGGGCGGCGACTGGTCCTACACCGACCCGATGCACTTCGAGATGTCCCAGGTCGTCCGCGCCGGGTCGTCCGGTTGA
- a CDS encoding molybdopterin-dependent oxidoreductase, with product MSDTSHGPERRRGASRHRWILGGAAGLLAGAAAVAVSEALAALLTGVTSPLLAVGNRAVDATPRPLKEFAIRTFGENDKPVLIGGVIVTVALLAVVAGAVGVRRPRVALGAFLVLSVVALVAALTDRSATASPLLCLLPALALMAVGAVALLLLLRALRAPARTAVTSRPSGPTGTAVAEHAPTGRAGSAAPSSPSAPDTVSSPGPVHQVETVEDGKPRILVRDLLPAHVEGDDLPTAFDRRKFLAAAAAVGAVAVAGGAVRQTFGGSAAAGERADITLPKPGAPTPALASGTSLDVPGITPYLTPNKDFYRVDTALSVPDVPIDGYTLRIHGMVDKEIELTYEDLLARRMIEKRITLTCVSNPVGGKYAGNATWLGVPIRDLLEEAGVQDGADAVKSTSADNMTIGTPLGALNDPERDAILAVAMNGEPLPLAHGFPVRMVVPGLYGYVSATKWVVDIEVTRFADFKAYWSTRGYSVKAPIKTAARIDVPKSFAQVRTGDKVPVAGVAWSQDRGIRSVEVRVDGGAWEQATLADQDNIDTWRQWVWMWEPQAGTHQLEVRATDDTGYTQTDKRVPIAPNGSTGWHSVNVTAG from the coding sequence ATGTCTGACACCTCGCACGGCCCGGAGCGCCGACGTGGCGCGTCCCGCCACCGCTGGATCCTGGGCGGTGCGGCCGGCCTGCTCGCCGGGGCCGCGGCCGTAGCCGTCTCGGAGGCGCTCGCCGCGCTGCTGACCGGCGTCACCTCGCCGCTGCTGGCGGTGGGCAACCGGGCCGTCGACGCGACCCCGCGCCCGCTCAAGGAGTTCGCGATCCGGACCTTCGGGGAGAACGACAAGCCGGTCCTGATCGGCGGCGTCATCGTCACGGTGGCGCTGCTCGCGGTCGTGGCCGGCGCGGTCGGCGTCCGCCGGCCCCGGGTCGCCCTGGGGGCGTTCCTGGTGCTGAGCGTCGTGGCCCTGGTGGCCGCTCTGACCGACCGGTCGGCCACGGCCTCCCCGCTCCTGTGCCTGCTGCCGGCCCTCGCCCTGATGGCGGTCGGCGCCGTGGCACTCCTCCTGCTGCTGCGGGCCCTGCGCGCACCGGCGCGTACGGCGGTGACCTCGCGGCCCTCGGGGCCCACAGGCACCGCCGTCGCCGAGCACGCACCCACGGGTCGCGCCGGGTCCGCAGCGCCGTCCTCCCCGTCCGCCCCCGACACCGTCTCCTCGCCCGGCCCGGTCCACCAGGTCGAGACCGTCGAGGACGGCAAGCCCCGGATCCTGGTGCGCGACCTGCTGCCCGCGCACGTCGAGGGCGACGACCTGCCCACGGCGTTCGACCGCCGGAAGTTCCTCGCGGCCGCGGCCGCCGTCGGTGCCGTGGCCGTCGCCGGTGGCGCGGTGCGGCAGACGTTCGGTGGCTCCGCGGCCGCCGGCGAGCGCGCCGACATCACGCTCCCGAAGCCCGGCGCCCCGACCCCGGCGCTCGCGTCGGGCACCAGCCTCGACGTCCCCGGCATCACGCCGTACCTCACGCCCAACAAGGACTTCTACCGCGTCGACACCGCGCTCAGCGTGCCCGACGTGCCGATCGACGGCTACACGCTGCGGATCCACGGCATGGTCGACAAGGAGATCGAGCTGACCTACGAGGACCTGCTGGCCCGCCGGATGATCGAGAAGCGGATCACCCTGACCTGCGTCTCGAACCCCGTCGGCGGCAAGTACGCCGGCAACGCGACCTGGCTCGGCGTCCCGATCCGCGACCTCCTCGAGGAGGCCGGGGTCCAGGACGGGGCGGACGCCGTCAAGTCCACCAGCGCCGACAACATGACCATCGGTACGCCGCTCGGCGCGTTGAACGACCCGGAGCGCGACGCGATCCTCGCGGTCGCCATGAACGGCGAGCCGCTGCCGCTGGCCCACGGGTTCCCGGTGCGGATGGTCGTGCCCGGTCTCTACGGCTACGTCTCGGCGACCAAGTGGGTCGTGGACATCGAGGTGACCCGGTTCGCGGACTTCAAGGCCTACTGGTCCACCCGTGGCTACTCGGTGAAGGCGCCGATCAAGACGGCGGCGCGGATCGACGTACCCAAGTCCTTCGCGCAGGTGAGGACCGGCGACAAGGTCCCGGTCGCCGGCGTGGCCTGGTCCCAGGACCGCGGCATCAGATCAGTCGAGGTGCGCGTCGACGGGGGTGCGTGGGAACAGGCCACGCTCGCCGACCAGGACAACATCGACACCTGGCGCCAGTGGGTGTGGATGTGGGAGCCGCAGGCCGGCACCCACCAGCTCGAGGTCCGCGCCACCGACGACACCGGCTACACGCAGACCGACAAGCGCGTCCCGATCGCGCCCAACGGCTCCACCGGCTGGCACAGCGTGAACGTCACCGCCGGCTGA
- a CDS encoding fasciclin domain-containing protein, which produces MRTIKRIAAATAVVSALTMTAACGSDSSTDSSASDTASSAAPSAPESSASAPESSAAADPAADLVGPGCADYAKQVPDGSGSVAGMAADPVAVAAGNNPILKTLTATVSGKFNPKVNLVDTLNGGEFTVFAPVDSAFAKLPKATLKLLATPKGAKTLSTVLTYHVVPNQMLPTEIEGQTLKTVQGGTVKVTGSGDNLKVNGANVICGGVHTANATVYLIDSVLMPKM; this is translated from the coding sequence ATGCGCACCATCAAGAGGATCGCAGCCGCAACGGCGGTCGTGTCCGCGCTCACCATGACGGCAGCCTGTGGCAGCGACAGCTCCACGGACTCCAGCGCGAGCGACACCGCCAGCAGCGCCGCCCCGTCCGCCCCGGAGAGCAGCGCCTCCGCTCCCGAGAGCAGCGCGGCCGCCGACCCGGCCGCCGACCTCGTCGGCCCCGGCTGCGCGGACTACGCCAAGCAGGTCCCGGACGGCAGCGGCTCCGTCGCCGGCATGGCCGCCGACCCGGTGGCCGTCGCCGCCGGCAACAACCCGATCCTGAAGACCCTCACCGCCACGGTGTCCGGCAAGTTCAACCCCAAGGTGAACCTGGTCGACACCCTCAACGGTGGCGAGTTCACGGTCTTCGCCCCGGTCGACTCGGCCTTCGCGAAGCTCCCCAAGGCCACCCTGAAGCTCCTGGCCACCCCGAAGGGCGCCAAGACGCTGTCGACGGTCCTGACCTACCACGTGGTGCCGAACCAGATGCTCCCCACCGAGATCGAGGGCCAGACCCTCAAGACCGTCCAGGGCGGCACGGTCAAGGTGACCGGCTCCGGCGACAACCTGAAGGTCAACGGCGCCAACGTGATCTGTGGCGGCGTGCACACCGCGAACGCCACCGTGTACCTCATCGACTCGGTGCTGATGCCGAAGATGTGA
- a CDS encoding TetR/AcrR family transcriptional regulator, producing the protein MAEPSPAARPVPERVLDATARITVEDGWAAVTMAKVAAIAGVSRQTVYNEYGAKPALGQAMVLRELERFLAVVAHELDTHDDLVEAIRAAAEQTLMLAQANPLLNRMLASAHGVSAGAPGADTALLPFLTTDAAPVIAAARDVILARLTRFPDLGLSPAEVDASVDAIVRLVLSHVMQPGGGPARTADDLAWIVARVLGTRPGTEARS; encoded by the coding sequence ATGGCTGAGCCGTCCCCGGCCGCGCGGCCGGTCCCCGAGCGGGTGCTCGACGCCACCGCGCGGATCACCGTCGAGGACGGCTGGGCGGCGGTGACGATGGCGAAGGTCGCCGCGATCGCCGGGGTGAGCCGGCAGACCGTCTACAACGAGTACGGCGCCAAGCCGGCGCTCGGGCAGGCGATGGTGCTCCGTGAGCTCGAACGGTTCCTCGCCGTCGTCGCGCACGAGCTGGACACGCACGACGACCTGGTCGAGGCGATCCGGGCCGCCGCCGAGCAGACCCTCATGCTGGCGCAGGCGAACCCGCTGCTCAACCGGATGCTCGCCTCGGCGCACGGCGTCTCGGCGGGCGCACCGGGAGCCGACACGGCGCTGCTGCCGTTCCTCACCACCGACGCCGCCCCGGTGATCGCCGCGGCCCGGGACGTGATCCTCGCCCGGCTGACCCGGTTCCCCGACCTGGGGCTGTCGCCGGCCGAGGTGGACGCGTCCGTCGACGCGATCGTCCGGCTGGTGCTCAGCCACGTGATGCAGCCGGGCGGCGGGCCGGCGCGCACCGCCGACGACCTCGCCTGGATCGTGGCCCGGGTGCTCGGCACCCGGCCGGGCACCGAGGCCCGGAGCTAG
- a CDS encoding rubredoxin: MSRYACPGCGYVYDEQAGAAREGFAPGTSWSEVPEDWPCPDCGVRDRADFEAVHG; this comes from the coding sequence ATGAGCCGGTACGCCTGTCCCGGATGCGGCTACGTGTACGACGAGCAGGCCGGCGCCGCGCGCGAGGGGTTCGCCCCGGGCACGTCCTGGTCCGAGGTGCCCGAGGACTGGCCGTGCCCCGACTGCGGCGTGCGCGACAGGGCCGACTTCGAGGCCGTGCATGGCTGA